In a single window of the Heliangelus exortis chromosome 1, bHelExo1.hap1, whole genome shotgun sequence genome:
- the LSM8 gene encoding LSM8 homolog, U6 small nuclear RNA associated isoform X1: MTSALENYINRILPAGGRVPGQRERALSLLGASEGTVAVITSDGRMIVGTLKGFDQTINLILDESHERVFSSSQGVEQVVLGLYIVRGDNVAVIGEIDEETDSALDLGNIRAEPLNSVVH; this comes from the exons atgaCCTCCGCCTTGGAGAACTACATCAACCGTATCCTTCCGGCGGGAGGACGTGTCCCGGGGCAGCGGGAACGGGCCCTCTCTCTCCTTGGCGCCAGCGAGG GTACTGTTGCAGTAATTACTTCTGATGGAAGAATGATTGTG ggaACCCTTAAAGGTTTTGATCAAACCATTAACTTGATCTTGGATGAAAGCCATGAACGAGTGTTCAGTTCTTCACAAGGAGTTGAACAAGTAGTGCTGGGATTATACATTGTAAGAGGTGATAATGT GGCTGTCATTGGTGAAATTGATGAAGAAACAGATTCGGCTCTTGACTTGGGGAATATTCGAGCAGAACCTTTAAACTCAGTTGTGCattga
- the LSM8 gene encoding LSM8 homolog, U6 small nuclear RNA associated isoform X2, whose translation MTSALENYINRTVAVITSDGRMIVGTLKGFDQTINLILDESHERVFSSSQGVEQVVLGLYIVRGDNVAVIGEIDEETDSALDLGNIRAEPLNSVVH comes from the exons atgaCCTCCGCCTTGGAGAACTACATCAACC GTACTGTTGCAGTAATTACTTCTGATGGAAGAATGATTGTG ggaACCCTTAAAGGTTTTGATCAAACCATTAACTTGATCTTGGATGAAAGCCATGAACGAGTGTTCAGTTCTTCACAAGGAGTTGAACAAGTAGTGCTGGGATTATACATTGTAAGAGGTGATAATGT GGCTGTCATTGGTGAAATTGATGAAGAAACAGATTCGGCTCTTGACTTGGGGAATATTCGAGCAGAACCTTTAAACTCAGTTGTGCattga